The following are encoded in a window of Parvularculales bacterium genomic DNA:
- a CDS encoding aldo/keto reductase: MERVALNDGLSLSRLIYGMWRLGDDSDISPANVQAKIEACLEQGITSIDQADIYGGYMAEEIFGQALRKAPQLRDKLEIVTKCGIIAPAGRHEAAQVKHYDTSRYHITQSVEDSLRLMGIERIDLLLIHRPDPMMDHLETGAVL, from the coding sequence ATGGAGCGTGTCGCGCTGAATGATGGTCTGTCTCTGTCGCGTCTGATCTATGGTATGTGGCGGCTGGGCGATGATTCTGATATCTCGCCCGCAAACGTTCAGGCAAAAATAGAAGCTTGTCTGGAACAAGGGATTACCAGCATAGATCAGGCTGATATCTATGGCGGTTACATGGCCGAAGAAATTTTTGGACAGGCCTTGCGCAAAGCACCGCAACTACGTGATAAACTGGAGATTGTCACCAAATGCGGGATTATAGCTCCCGCCGGCCGTCATGAGGCGGCTCAGGTAAAGCATTATGACACCAGCCGGTATCACATCACGCAATCGGTAGAAGACAGTTTGCGCCTGATGGGTATTGAACGGATTGATTTGCTGTTGATCCACCGTCCTGATCCGATGATGGATCACTTAGAAACAGGTGCAGTCCTTGA